In Heliangelus exortis chromosome Z, bHelExo1.hap1, whole genome shotgun sequence, a genomic segment contains:
- the ATOSB gene encoding atos homolog protein B, giving the protein MRHIHAETSRPPEHGTDPNRSRPSGEASLETSSQRCTHRGILMGYNETEIKRQKVYQVSIFSHLSSSSETTEPRAGSRLAVKRGYPEQRTPEGGRDPKRTHWGGGGVDGKRDGGPGQASLDDDDTFEDGLLVEELSLCGSAQHFSHSGLRVVEHRCESSRSHSPKANREKKSQDVSSSSWPQHIACSTLHMRDGCHVSSGDQSTDYGENGERASGHNLLHFDLHNIAQTAWWESGGKTEKPGSSPAHSSRSSGEEEWPVVANGCKEPPASQTVLSPEPSNLSSPEKTPCGSSQLSSSSCTAKRKLLPAGEAVTDSCSEDESLSPPARKKRVLPCHPVPTSCRSTDAKGAPFWNHLLPMAKSSADRTAAGRRLKSGLRLKSRHLRSSLRRGTRSSAVPWNTTTVSHALLGNFEESILKGRFAPSGRIEGFTAEIGASGSYCPQHVTLPVDVTYFDISEHNAPSPFLGVIDLEALGKKGYSVPKAGTIQVTLFNPNKTVVKMFLVTYDFQDMPANHMTFLRHRIFLVPVGGEEGATVAPSNLLGTSPPRKVLCYLMHLRFHSSKSGKIYLHGDIRLLFSRKFIEVDWGIPYELKSFTEMPRNPCYSSWA; this is encoded by the exons ACCGTGGCATCCTCATGGGCTACAACGAGACAGAGATCAAGCGCCAGAAGGTTTACCAGGTCTCCATCTTCTCCCATCTCTCCAGCTCCTCGGAGACCACGGAGCCACGAGCGGGCAGCCGGCTGGCAGTCAAGAGGGGTTACCCTGAGCAGAGAACTCCTGAGGGGGGCAGAGATCCCAAACGAACTCactggggtggtggtggggtggaTGGCAAGCGTGATGGGGGCCCTGGGCAGGCTTCTCTAGATGATGATGATACCTTTGAGGATGGTCTGCTGGTGGAGGAGCTCTCGCTGTgtggctctgctcagcacttctCCCACAGCGGGCTGCGGGTGGTGGAGCACCGGTGTGAGAGCAGCCGGAGCCACAGCCCCAAGGCCAACAGGGAGAAGAAGTCACAGGatgtctcctcctcctcctggccccAGCACATTGCTTGCAGTACTTTGCACATGAGAGACGGTTGCCATGTCTCATCGGGGGATCAGTCTACAGACTATGGAGAAAATGGGGAGCGAGCAAGTGGCCACAACTTGCTTCACTTTGATTTGCACAATATTGCACAAACAGCCTGGTGGGAATCTGGTGGAAAGACAGAGAAGCCAGGGAGCAGCCCAGCTCACAGCAGCAGGTCTAGTGGAGAAGAGGAATGGCCAGTAGTGGCCAACGGGTGCAAAGAGCCCCCAGCTTCTCAGACAGTGCTCAGCCCTGAGCCCAGCAACCTGAGCTCCCCGGAGAAAACACCCTGTGGGAgcagccagctcagcagcagcagctgcacagccaaaaggaagctgctgcctgctggtgAGGCTGTCACTGACTCCTGCTCTGAGGATGAGAGCCTGTCCCCACCAGCAAGGAAGAAGAGGGTCCTGCCGTGCCACCCCGTGCCCACCTCCTGCCGCAGCACCGATGCCAAAGGGGCTCCGTTCTGGAATCACCTGCTTCCCATGGCCAAG agctctgcagatcgcactgctgctgggaggaggctgaAGAGTGGGCTGCGTCTCAAATC GAGACATCTCCGAAGCAGCCTCCGGAGAGGCACCAGGTCCTCTGCGGTGCCCTGGAACACCACTACTGTCAGCCATGCTCTGCTGGGCAACTTTGAG GAATCCATCCTCAAAGGGCGTTTTGCACCATCGGGGAGGATCGAGGGGTTCACAGCAGAGATTGGTGCCAGTGGCTCCTACTGTCCCCAGCATGTCACCCTGCCCGTGGACGTCACCTACTTTGACATCTCGGAACACAACGCGCCCTCTCCTTTCCTG GGAGTGATTGATTTGGAGGCCTTGGGAAAGAAGGGTTACAGTGTCCCCAAAGCTGGAACCATCCAAGTG ACCTTATTTAACCCCAACAAGACTGTGGTGAAGATGTTCTTGGTGACCTACGACTTCCAGGACATGCCAGCCAACCACATGACCTTCCTACGACATCGCATCTTCCTGGTGCCCGTGGGGGGAGAAGAAGGGGCCACCGTGGCCCCCAGCAACCTGCTGGGGACCAGCCCACCCCGCAAGGTCCTCTGCTACCTGATGCACCTGAG gTTTCACAGCTCCAAGTCTGGGAAGATTTACCTTCACGGGGACATCCGGCTGCTCTTCTCCCGCAAGTTCATCGAGGTCGACTGGGGGATCCCCTACGAACTGAAATCCTTCACAGAGATGCCAAGGAACCCCTGCTACTCATCCTGGGCCTGA